A stretch of the Bradyrhizobium arachidis genome encodes the following:
- a CDS encoding DUF1236 domain-containing protein, protein MINRFMISVAALALVAGTGLANAQDKMGRDSGSTGAQPTQQQSQPAERGGAMNKEMNRDKDATKDKGTVGQAGGAMKSEDKSGAMKDDKSGTMHKSQSADDKAGATKGQRTDERAQDKSQHQDKSKSMSSESQTKPGTKDMKAEDSKSGAPSKSSAETRPGTSTDMKAQGQTGTSSSTTVGQAGAGAKLSTEQRTQITSVIREEKVAPATNVNFNISVGTRVPREGITLHVLPPRVVTIYPEWRSYKYIVVREEIVIIDPNTYEIVAVLNV, encoded by the coding sequence ATGATTAATCGCTTCATGATCTCGGTTGCCGCGCTAGCGCTCGTCGCCGGAACCGGACTGGCGAACGCACAGGACAAGATGGGCCGCGACAGCGGTTCGACTGGCGCGCAGCCGACGCAGCAGCAGTCGCAACCTGCTGAACGTGGCGGCGCCATGAATAAGGAAATGAACAGGGATAAGGATGCGACGAAGGACAAGGGCACCGTCGGACAGGCTGGTGGCGCCATGAAGTCCGAGGACAAGTCCGGCGCCATGAAGGACGACAAGTCCGGCACGATGCACAAGAGCCAGTCGGCTGACGACAAGGCCGGCGCCACCAAGGGCCAGCGCACCGACGAACGTGCCCAGGACAAGTCCCAGCATCAGGACAAGTCGAAGAGCATGAGCTCGGAGTCCCAGACCAAGCCCGGCACCAAGGACATGAAGGCTGAGGACAGCAAGAGCGGCGCGCCGAGCAAGAGCAGCGCCGAGACCCGCCCCGGCACCAGCACGGACATGAAGGCCCAGGGGCAGACCGGTACCTCGTCCTCGACCACCGTCGGCCAGGCCGGCGCTGGCGCCAAGCTCTCGACCGAGCAGCGCACGCAGATCACCTCGGTGATCCGCGAGGAGAAGGTGGCGCCCGCGACCAACGTGAACTTCAACATTTCGGTCGGCACCCGCGTGCCGCGCGAGGGCATCACGCTTCACGTCCTGCCGCCCCGGGTCGTGACGATCTATCCGGAATGGCGGAGCTACAAGTATATCGTGGTCCGCGAGGAGATCGTGATCATCGACCCGAATACCTATGAGATCGTGGCCGTCCTGAACGTCTAG
- a CDS encoding M48 family metalloprotease gives MLLQLVSRKTASALTALVTAVSLVLSPLPAARAQQAKGPPVLRDTETEQLLREYTRPILRAAGMEKQNIQMVILNDSSFNAFVADGRRIFVNYGAIMQSETPNQLIGVLAHETGHLAGGHLAKLREQLASAQTQMIIAMLLGAGAMVAGARSGNPNNGLANAGAAAVAGPQEMIRRSLLSYQRQQEENADRAGVKFLNATGQSPRGMYETFKRFTGESLFAARGADPYLQSHPMPAERVEALAQFARSSPYWDKKDDPALQMRHDMARAKISAFMERPETVYRRYPQSNDGVPARYARAISTYLHGDLRSALTQIDALIQLQPNNPYFYEVRGQALLESGKPAEAIPPLQKAVHLSGNAPLIEMLLGQALVGTDNKAYTDEAIRILRAAVAREPEAPIGYTQLAMAYGRKGDYAEADLASAQAAYLRGDNKTARELATRAKTRFAVGTPGWVKADDIVTAKSPRGN, from the coding sequence ATGTTGCTTCAGCTCGTTTCGCGCAAGACGGCCTCCGCCCTGACCGCCCTGGTAACGGCGGTGAGCCTCGTGCTGTCGCCGCTGCCTGCGGCGCGGGCGCAGCAGGCCAAGGGACCGCCCGTCCTGCGCGATACCGAGACCGAGCAATTGCTGCGCGAATATACGCGCCCGATCCTGCGCGCTGCGGGGATGGAGAAGCAGAACATCCAGATGGTCATCCTCAACGACAGCTCGTTCAACGCGTTTGTCGCTGACGGCCGCCGCATCTTCGTCAATTACGGCGCGATCATGCAATCGGAGACCCCGAACCAGTTGATCGGCGTGCTCGCGCACGAGACCGGGCATCTGGCCGGCGGCCATCTCGCCAAGCTGCGCGAGCAGCTCGCCAGCGCGCAGACCCAGATGATCATCGCCATGCTGCTCGGCGCCGGCGCGATGGTTGCGGGCGCCCGCAGCGGCAACCCGAACAACGGCCTTGCCAATGCCGGTGCTGCGGCAGTCGCCGGCCCCCAGGAGATGATCCGCCGCTCGCTGCTGTCCTACCAGCGCCAGCAGGAAGAGAATGCCGACCGCGCCGGCGTGAAGTTTCTCAACGCCACTGGCCAGTCGCCGCGCGGCATGTACGAGACCTTCAAGCGCTTCACCGGCGAAAGCCTGTTTGCCGCCCGCGGCGCCGACCCCTATCTGCAGTCGCATCCGATGCCCGCCGAGCGCGTCGAGGCGCTGGCGCAATTCGCCCGTTCGAGCCCCTATTGGGACAAGAAGGACGATCCGGCGCTGCAAATGCGCCACGACATGGCGCGCGCCAAGATCTCGGCCTTCATGGAGCGACCCGAAACCGTCTACCGCCGCTATCCCCAGTCCAATGACGGCGTGCCGGCGCGTTATGCCCGCGCCATCAGCACCTATCTGCACGGCGATCTGCGCAGCGCGCTGACGCAGATCGACGCGCTGATCCAGCTCCAGCCGAACAACCCGTACTTCTACGAGGTGCGCGGTCAGGCGCTGTTGGAAAGCGGCAAGCCCGCGGAAGCCATCCCCCCGCTGCAAAAGGCGGTTCACCTCTCCGGCAACGCGCCGCTCATCGAGATGTTACTTGGGCAGGCGCTGGTCGGAACCGATAATAAGGCCTACACGGACGAGGCCATCCGGATTCTCCGTGCGGCAGTCGCACGCGAGCCGGAGGCGCCGATCGGTTACACGCAGCTCGCGATGGCCTATGGCCGCAAGGGCGACTATGCGGAGGCGGACCTCGCCTCGGCGCAGGCCGCTTATCTACGCGGCGACAACAAGACCGCGCGCGAGCTTGCCACCCGCGCAAAGACCCGCTTCGCCGTTGGGACACCCGGATGGGTCAAGGCTGACGACATCGTGACGGCGAAGTCGCCGCGCGGTAACTAG
- a CDS encoding DsbA family protein → MPSLRLLVPALFALAVFGATGPASADSFSDTQRSDIEAIVRNYLVTHPEVLEEAMAELTKRQAAAEAQKHEASIAMNADAIFNSPRQVTLGNKDGDVTFVEFFDYNCGYCKRAMTDMLEIMKGDSKLKVVLKEFPVLSQGSVEAAQVAVAVRMQDPTGKKYLDFHQKLLGGRGQADKAHAMAAAKEAGLDTAKIEKDLSSAEVRATIEENFKLAEAMGMNGTPSYVIGKQIVVGAIGVEALKEKIGLARCGKATC, encoded by the coding sequence ATGCCTTCGCTGCGCCTGCTCGTTCCCGCGCTGTTTGCGCTCGCCGTGTTCGGCGCCACGGGCCCCGCCTCGGCCGACAGCTTCTCCGACACTCAGCGCTCGGACATCGAAGCCATCGTCAGGAACTATCTCGTCACCCATCCCGAGGTGCTCGAGGAAGCCATGGCCGAGCTCACCAAGCGCCAGGCCGCGGCCGAAGCCCAGAAGCACGAGGCGAGCATCGCCATGAACGCGGATGCGATCTTCAACTCGCCGCGCCAGGTCACGCTCGGCAACAAGGACGGCGACGTCACCTTCGTGGAGTTCTTCGACTACAATTGCGGCTACTGCAAGCGCGCGATGACCGACATGCTCGAGATCATGAAGGGCGACTCCAAGCTCAAGGTCGTGTTGAAGGAGTTTCCGGTGCTGAGCCAGGGCTCGGTGGAAGCCGCGCAAGTAGCGGTCGCCGTGCGCATGCAGGATCCGACCGGCAAGAAGTATCTCGACTTCCACCAGAAGCTGCTGGGCGGCCGCGGCCAGGCCGACAAGGCGCACGCGATGGCTGCCGCCAAGGAAGCGGGCCTCGACACCGCGAAGATCGAGAAGGATCTTTCGAGCGCCGAAGTGCGCGCCACCATCGAAGAGAATTTCAAGCTCGCCGAAGCGATGGGCATGAACGGCACGCCGAGCTATGTGATCGGCAAGCAGATCGTGGTTGGCGCAATCGGCGTCGAAGCTCTCAAGGAAAAGATCGGCCTCGCACGCTGCGGCAAGGCGACCTGCTGA